The following are from one region of the Longimicrobium sp. genome:
- a CDS encoding TrbG/VirB9 family P-type conjugative transfer protein, whose protein sequence is MNRILRLAAVAVVLILPPRLDAQPDTPVVQPPRAATARPVQEDAAVIAATREFQRSGQARALRVGSYMVYPFGQTQPRVTCAPLRACNIQLEEGERPPPGTSEFKPFTGDLERWFVGTTPGPRNTTLVVVQPADCNLTTNLTIPTDRRIYHLTLDSPPCAARDTAGQNPDLPYNRIVRFYYPEELMRRLAADEEAQVQEAEAESARQVQVSATPFDPASLDFAYFMCRDRGYPWRPDQVFADAEHTYIKLPAAGVPGEVPVLFEVGQRGELVLINYAVRGGFYVVDRVLRRGVLVVGTGREREEQRLLITKDRRECSR, encoded by the coding sequence ATGAACCGAATTCTCCGATTGGCCGCGGTCGCGGTCGTGTTGATCCTCCCCCCGCGGCTGGACGCCCAGCCGGACACTCCGGTCGTGCAACCGCCCCGCGCGGCGACGGCCCGTCCCGTACAGGAGGACGCCGCCGTCATCGCGGCGACGCGGGAATTCCAGCGAAGCGGCCAGGCACGCGCCCTCCGCGTGGGTTCCTATATGGTCTATCCGTTCGGGCAGACCCAGCCGCGAGTGACGTGTGCCCCGCTGCGCGCGTGCAACATCCAGTTGGAGGAGGGGGAGCGCCCGCCCCCCGGGACCTCGGAGTTCAAGCCGTTCACTGGCGACCTCGAGCGCTGGTTCGTCGGTACGACTCCCGGCCCGCGCAATACGACGCTGGTGGTAGTGCAGCCCGCCGACTGCAACCTGACCACCAACCTCACCATCCCGACCGATCGGCGCATCTATCACCTCACGCTGGACTCCCCGCCGTGTGCCGCCCGCGACACGGCAGGGCAGAATCCCGACCTCCCATACAACCGGATCGTCCGCTTCTACTACCCGGAGGAGCTGATGCGCCGGCTTGCCGCCGACGAGGAGGCGCAGGTGCAGGAGGCCGAGGCCGAAAGCGCACGGCAGGTCCAGGTGTCGGCCACGCCGTTCGATCCGGCCTCGCTCGACTTCGCCTACTTCATGTGCCGCGACCGCGGCTATCCGTGGCGACCCGACCAGGTCTTCGCGGACGCTGAGCACACCTACATCAAGCTCCCCGCTGCGGGCGTGCCCGGAGAGGTCCCGGTGCTCTTCGAGGTGGGGCAGAGGGGAGAGCTGGTGCTGATCAACTACGCCGTGCGGGGAGGCTTCTACGTCGTTGACCGCGTGTTGCGGCGCGGTGTGCTGGTGGTCGGCACCGGGCGCGAGCGCGAGGAGCAGCGGCTGCTGATCACAAAGGATCGGAGGGAGTGCAGCCGATGA
- a CDS encoding TrbI/VirB10 family protein: MSTPPEDRPTVPVVEDDADVGRSIQVQEANEPRVDDTPVEEGPRRRLLVVLAAVVGALLLWLLFRSVPAEPTPGASETGAESEAVEDIANASDPSWMNADTARRVGAAPGQVVPPVYGPAGAGPAYGQVPGDSAAVPPGAPAATPDAEAAQAEAPDPRREAFLSALRSKPLQSGASFGSDAPVQAAGSTTGEIPPPPSMEEMQATAEAEAVRRSSPSAATTGFRAGGAGTPPYVDYSAPEPARTGSRSSYMNGGLGPAPQAAAQHRMAPRAAAGDGGQVVIPVGTIIEGQLHTAVNSDRPGNVVGMVTRNVYNATQRVVVVPMYSWLFGTYESDVAAGQARLVVQWTAIRFPSGETYDLPALRAGDRTGASGLRGRVNNHYGTIFGHALLSSVVAGAFVGRSDNGDAATRSRREAIADATAGQLGQTASEVTRRNLDIKPTITVPRLTRFSIILDRDLVFTPPSAR; the protein is encoded by the coding sequence ATGAGCACCCCTCCCGAGGATCGCCCGACGGTGCCCGTGGTGGAGGACGACGCGGATGTAGGACGCTCGATCCAGGTTCAGGAAGCGAACGAGCCGAGGGTGGACGACACTCCGGTCGAGGAGGGCCCGAGGCGCAGGCTGCTGGTGGTGCTCGCGGCCGTCGTTGGGGCGCTGCTGCTCTGGCTCCTGTTCCGGTCGGTCCCCGCCGAGCCGACTCCCGGCGCCTCCGAGACCGGTGCAGAAAGCGAGGCCGTAGAGGACATCGCGAACGCGTCCGATCCGAGCTGGATGAACGCGGACACCGCGAGGCGTGTCGGCGCCGCTCCGGGCCAGGTGGTACCCCCGGTCTACGGACCCGCAGGTGCGGGCCCGGCCTATGGGCAGGTGCCGGGGGACAGTGCCGCGGTTCCACCCGGTGCCCCGGCCGCTACCCCTGACGCGGAGGCCGCGCAGGCGGAAGCGCCGGATCCGCGCCGTGAAGCGTTCCTTTCCGCCCTACGATCGAAGCCGCTGCAGAGCGGAGCGAGCTTCGGTTCCGACGCTCCGGTGCAGGCCGCCGGCTCGACCACGGGTGAAATTCCGCCGCCTCCGAGCATGGAGGAGATGCAGGCCACCGCCGAGGCGGAGGCAGTCCGGCGATCGAGCCCGTCCGCCGCTACGACCGGGTTCAGGGCCGGCGGCGCGGGAACGCCGCCGTACGTCGACTACAGCGCGCCCGAGCCGGCGCGCACCGGGTCACGCTCGTCGTACATGAACGGGGGTCTCGGCCCCGCACCGCAGGCTGCCGCCCAGCATCGAATGGCACCGCGCGCCGCCGCGGGCGACGGAGGCCAGGTGGTCATCCCGGTCGGAACCATCATCGAGGGGCAGCTCCACACTGCCGTCAACTCGGACCGCCCGGGCAACGTCGTCGGGATGGTCACCCGCAACGTGTACAACGCGACCCAGCGCGTGGTCGTGGTCCCGATGTACAGCTGGCTTTTCGGGACCTACGAGAGCGACGTCGCGGCCGGCCAGGCGCGGCTGGTTGTCCAGTGGACCGCGATTCGGTTCCCCAGCGGCGAGACGTACGACCTGCCCGCGCTTCGTGCGGGGGATCGCACCGGGGCAAGCGGCCTCCGCGGCCGCGTCAACAACCACTACGGCACGATCTTCGGCCACGCGCTGCTCTCCTCCGTGGTCGCCGGCGCGTTCGTCGGGCGGAGCGACAACGGCGACGCGGCTACTCGTTCTAGGCGTGAGGCCATCGCGGATGCCACCGCCGGGCAGCTCGGCCAGACCGCCAGCGAGGTGACGCGGAGGAACCTCGACATCAAACCCACGATCACCGTACCGCGGCTCACGCGATTCTCGATCATCCTCGATCGCGATCTGGTGTTCACTCCGCCTTCCGCCCGGTAG
- a CDS encoding type IV secretory system conjugative DNA transfer family protein: MSTPDELRFKKTRHGPPVHPYAVAGMIVACVAVGFTAATQYAADRLGYHPNLGPPLYPADSYSPFVCLATAIVSAALAAACARSPSTRRASPVLGMVAIAGFAAARGPFYAPGRVIQWGMEYHRVTSAEPSQWEQLRPIFDGAYPVGVAAFFVALCALGYGFFGSSVKHASNAHGTAEFGTGAELLIAPEEELRRKLEPRKAAESGVMVGRMPPRPGGWSRRGAVQPGSLLWYDGPSHILTMAPTRSGKGVGAVVPTLLRYPGSVVCMDIKGENFHVTHAQRLRDGGEVFVLDPFRVTGDDHSLHAFANPLDTIDTRGVGANRALDDCKTLAEMLVAEEGKENKHFSDEGRSLLACFMLYVCDEYHSERHERTLMKVRDLLTLPAEKFARRLEQMANSNNPLVQRGVARLLQKEERERTAVISTAQRGIDFLDSIPMANVLVPPAGSALEEAADTAHPRQVNLALLKTDKPMTIYLVIPPEALKTHAAWIRMMIACINNMITRIPGRPTHRILMLLDEFAQLGHIRPVVEGISLVGGYGVLFWIIIQDLAQLKGLYKDNWETIFANCDVKQCFGTNDWSTADLLSKMTGETTVFTESGSSGKGRSYGKSSGHSTNYGESVSEKGRRLVMPDEVMRLSPSKQLLFVKGSAPLLVNKINYLTDPEFRRSGNNMFGANPMYS, translated from the coding sequence GTGTCCACACCCGACGAGCTGCGTTTCAAGAAAACGCGGCATGGCCCCCCTGTGCACCCATACGCGGTGGCGGGGATGATCGTCGCCTGCGTTGCGGTGGGTTTTACCGCGGCTACGCAGTACGCCGCGGACCGTCTCGGCTACCACCCGAACCTCGGGCCGCCGCTTTACCCGGCAGACAGCTACTCGCCGTTCGTTTGCCTGGCAACGGCGATCGTCTCGGCTGCTCTCGCCGCTGCGTGCGCCCGCTCTCCGAGCACCAGGCGAGCCTCGCCGGTGCTTGGCATGGTTGCCATTGCCGGGTTTGCCGCTGCGCGCGGGCCCTTCTACGCGCCGGGGCGGGTCATCCAGTGGGGGATGGAATACCACAGGGTGACGTCGGCCGAGCCCAGCCAATGGGAGCAGCTGAGGCCCATCTTCGACGGCGCCTATCCGGTGGGCGTCGCGGCATTCTTCGTCGCGCTCTGCGCCCTTGGGTACGGGTTCTTTGGCTCGTCGGTCAAGCACGCGTCTAACGCGCACGGAACGGCAGAGTTCGGCACCGGGGCGGAACTCCTTATCGCGCCTGAAGAGGAGCTTCGCCGGAAACTCGAGCCCCGAAAGGCAGCCGAATCCGGGGTGATGGTCGGGCGGATGCCGCCACGACCGGGTGGCTGGTCAAGGCGTGGGGCGGTGCAGCCGGGCAGCCTCCTCTGGTACGACGGCCCCAGCCACATCCTCACGATGGCCCCGACGCGGAGCGGCAAGGGCGTGGGCGCCGTCGTTCCCACGCTGCTGCGCTACCCCGGCTCCGTCGTCTGCATGGACATCAAGGGGGAGAACTTCCACGTCACGCACGCCCAGCGACTTCGGGACGGTGGCGAAGTATTCGTGCTCGATCCTTTCCGCGTAACGGGTGACGATCACAGCCTCCACGCATTTGCGAACCCCCTGGATACGATAGACACGCGCGGCGTCGGGGCCAACCGAGCTCTGGACGACTGTAAGACCCTGGCCGAAATGCTCGTAGCAGAGGAGGGAAAGGAGAACAAGCACTTCTCTGACGAAGGGCGGTCCCTTCTTGCCTGCTTCATGCTCTATGTGTGCGACGAATATCACAGTGAGCGGCACGAACGCACCCTGATGAAGGTGCGTGATCTCCTCACACTGCCGGCGGAGAAATTCGCGCGGCGGCTGGAGCAGATGGCCAACAGCAACAATCCTCTCGTACAGAGAGGAGTCGCGCGGCTGCTGCAGAAGGAGGAGCGCGAGCGCACCGCGGTGATCAGCACCGCTCAGCGGGGAATCGACTTCCTCGATTCCATCCCGATGGCCAACGTGCTTGTCCCGCCTGCCGGCTCCGCGCTGGAAGAGGCGGCGGATACCGCGCATCCACGTCAGGTGAACCTCGCGCTGCTCAAAACCGATAAGCCGATGACGATCTACCTGGTCATCCCCCCGGAGGCACTGAAGACCCACGCGGCGTGGATCCGGATGATGATCGCCTGCATCAACAACATGATCACGCGCATACCTGGCCGCCCGACTCACCGCATCTTGATGCTGCTGGACGAGTTTGCGCAGCTCGGCCACATTCGCCCGGTCGTCGAGGGCATCAGCCTCGTCGGCGGATACGGGGTGCTCTTCTGGATCATCATCCAGGACCTCGCGCAGTTGAAGGGGCTGTACAAGGACAACTGGGAGACGATCTTCGCGAACTGCGACGTGAAGCAGTGTTTCGGCACCAACGACTGGAGCACGGCCGACCTGCTCTCCAAAATGACGGGCGAGACGACGGTATTCACCGAGAGCGGCTCATCCGGCAAGGGGCGCAGCTACGGCAAGAGCTCAGGGCACTCGACCAACTACGGAGAGTCCGTCTCGGAAAAGGGACGACGACTGGTCATGCCGGACGAAGTCATGCGCCTGTCGCCGAGCAAGCAGCTCCTCTTCGTGAAGGGCAGCGCGCCGCTTCTGGTCAACAAGATCAACTACCTGACCGATCCTGAATTCCGGCGCTCCGGGAACAACATGTTCGGGGCGAATCCCATGTACTCTTAG